GATGGTCAAATGAGTATAATGTGGTGGTCTACTTTCATATGGTCATCAGAAAAAaggttaaatttttataatccAACGTGAACTCATTAAACTTAAATTAGAATCCTTCAGGCATTGACATTGACCaaacttaatttgttttataattcCTTATGCCAACATGGTGACGAACTGACGATGGTCAAATGAGTATAATGTCATTGGTCTACTTTCACATGGTCATGAGCAAAATATTGGATTTGTATATTCAACGTTCAATCATTAACTTAAATTATAATCCCTCAGGCATTGACATTGACCATAGTCTTAGTAGTGTTTACTAATTTTTAGGTGCTTTGTAACTTGCTTCACGCTTCTTTCTAAACCTCTATTGACTTTTACCTTAACATCAGATCGGGCAGGTCCTTAACATGTAGAAAAGCTGATTGAGATTGATCAGATCAAGGACCAAAGTAAAAATACAAGAATTATGAAGACTAAAACTTACCGGTTTGTATGTCTTGTAGCTTCTGTCTTAACTCTGCAGCTCATGAATGGCTCATCAGCAGCAACACCACCGCCACCTCCAAACAGTAAGAATTCTTCAACTTCGTGTAACAGAACCTGTGGAGGAATCTCGATTCCGTTCCCATTTGGAATCGGTGGGAAGGATTGTTATCTCAACGGTTGGTACGAGGTTGTCTGCAACGCCACCACTTCCGGGTCGTCCGGCACAACTGTTCCATTCCTGTCGAGAATCAACAGGGAAGTGGTGAACATCTCTCTTCCAGAAGGTAATAATGAACAATACGGAGTGGTTCACATCAAAGGTCCTGTGACTTCGTTAGGTTGTTCAAGTAATACTAGTCAAGTACCCCAAAAGTCGCTACCGGATTTAAACGTCACGGGCAAGGGCAGCCCATATTTCATCACCGACGAGAACCGCCTCGTGGCTGTGGGTTGCGGTACTAAGGCGTTGATGACGGATATAGAATCAGAGATCTTGGGTTGTGAATCTAGCTGCAAAGATAGCAAGAGTAGTCAAGAAGTAACAAACTTGTTATGTGACGGTTACAAATGTTGCCAGGCGAGGATACCGGTGGAACGTCCACAAGCAGTAGGTGTCAATATAGAGAGCTCAGGAGGAGATGGATGCAAGGTTGCCTTCTTGTCTAGCAAGAGGTATTCCCCGTCAAATGTTACTATACCAGAACAGTTCCATGCTGGTGGCTACGTGGTGGTAGAGCTAGGTTGGTACTTTGCTACTACGGATTCACGCTTTAGGAACCCCTTGGGTTGTATAAATCTGACATATTCGGGATCTTACTTATCCGGTGATAGTTGCCTTTGCGAGTATGGTTACTTTTCCGAAATGAGTTATAGGAACTGCTATTGCTCCCTTGGCTTCACAGGGAATCCATACCTTAGAGGAGGTTGCATTGGTAAGTgtttgtttcctcttcttttttcgttGAGAATAAATCAGATCATTAATACtgataattgatatatatgcAGACAATGATGATTGCAAAGGACCTAATATCTGTGAAGAAGGCACTTGTGTGAACGTGCCTGGAGGCTATAGATGCGATCCCAAGCCCAAGATAATCAAGCCGGCCAAACCCCTCGTGCTACAAGGTGAGTTCCAATGGCACCTTGCATCTACCATCCTTTAAGGTAGAGCAGAAAACAGtgttatttatgttttttcttgttattgcAGGGGTTCTTTTAGGTTTAATGGGACTATTGTTCTTAGTTGTTGGGACGCTTGGgttgattatatttataaaaaagagaaggaggaTCATCAGTAGCAGGAAGTTCTTCAAACGTAATGGAGGCTTGTTGTTAAAACAACAACTAACTACTACAAATGACGGTAATGTAGACATGTCAAGGCTATTTAGCTCAGAAGAGTTGAAGAAAGCCACCGATAACTTTAGCGTGAAGAGGGTGCTTGGGAAAGGCAGTCAAGGAACTGTGTATAAGGGGATGATGGTGGATGGCAAGATCATTGCGGTTAAAAGATCAAAAGTTGTCGATGAAGATAAGCTCGAAAAGTTCATCAATGAGATCATCCTTCTTTCACAGATTAACCATAGGAATATTGTGAAACTAATAGGATGTTGCTTGGAAACAGAGGTTCCGATCTTGGTTTACGAATATATTCCCAATGGAGATATGTTCAAGCGCCTTCATGATGAATCCGACGATTATGCGATGACTTGGGAAGTGCGTCTTCGCATAGCCATAGAGATCGCGGGAGCTCTAACATACATGCACTCAGCTGCATCATTTCCAATATACCACAGAGATATCAAGACTACCAATATCCTATTGGATGAAAAATACGGAGCTAAGGTTTCTGATTTCGGAACATCAAGATCGGTAACCATTGATCAAACTCACCTGACAACAATGGTTGCAGGAACTTTTGGGTACATGGATCCAGAGTACTTCCTATCAAGCCAATATACTGACAAGAGCGATGTTTATAGTTTCGGGGTTGTCCTGGTAGAGCTCATAACTGGAGAAAAACCGTTGTCCCGAATTCGTTCTGAGGAAGGAAGGGGGTTGGCAACTCATTTCCTCGAGGCcatgaaagaaaacagagtgatTGACATCATTGATATTCggatcaaagaagaaagcaagctTGACCAACTGATGGCAGTGGCGAAACTCGCTCGAAAGTGTCTTAGCCGGAAAGGGATTAAAAGACCAAACATGAGAGAGGCTTCACTCGAGCTGGAGAGGATCCGTTCATCACCTGAAGATTTAGAGGCCCAtattgaaaatgatgatgaagaggacCAAGTCATGGAGATCAGCAGAGAATGATTCTGGAAGCGTGTACAAGAATATTTCAGCCTTTATGTAATGTATATGGtgacaagaaaatcaataagaTCACTCGGCAGCAAGTCATCCATCTTTAGCCACAAAGTGTATTTGAAATTCGAAGTTAACATGTACTTTTGAAAATGAAGTGTGGACTTTTGGTGTGACTTGAATGTATTATTTGATGACTGGAAAAACTTACTTGTCTAGGAGTCAACGATGTGTCAGAAAATGTTTGACTTCAAGCATTATGGTTTCAGTTTCAGAGTCTCGACCTGTGTAGGTAGTAGAAGTTATATCCCGCTGCTATCATCATTCCGCTGGTAAGAATTCCCAAATATACAGAAACGCATGAGCTCTAATAAGAGCGCCTAATAGAGGCTTGACATACAACCGGAGGTGACGATCCGACTCAAAACAGTGCACATGTATACTCTCATCTCATCTGATGAAATAAAGTTATCTTTCAATTATGAATCTCTGGTTTTATTTCACCATGTAATAATACACACAAATTGCATTatagaataaagaagaaaaagaatgttttAGTACAAGAACAATAAATGTGGGGGTTTCAAACTTTCACCGATAGATAAACAGTCTAGAAGAATTTAAGTTTCCCTTTGGAGAGAGCTTGAACAAGTTGTAATTGACACATTGCCTTGTCTTTCCCGGTCAAGCCATAGCAGGACGAGTGCCTAGCGCCTAAAGTGACTGCAAAGTAAAGATAAACAGTACAGAGGAAAGCCAAAAGAGCCAAAGCTGTTAAGAGATATTGATGCCTCTGAATAAGAGTCGACCAGCTACCCAACTCGTCCCACTGCTTCTTTAGACATTGTTGTCTCCTTGACGGTGAAGATACAAGCCCATCAAGAACCATGGCTTTATAATACCAATTAACCTGCAAAAATTGACACACAAGTCGTTTTAACAcaattttacaagaaacataaacatgCTATGAAAAGGAGATCATCACAATCAGATTGAATGTAACATTTGGGAGATCACTTTTCCATCATAAACCATCATAAATGTCAATGAGAAACAAGAATTCGAGACACATATCGCTGTTTTGATTGGTTGTGGAAACGACATTAGTcataattataattacaaAAGAGCTTGGATCGTATACgaaagatgaaaatgaaagcAACAAATTGCCAACAATAACGTCATTCTCAATCAATCATCAATCACaatacacaacaacaacaactcgcGATCGATGCACATTGGATAATCGAGGGAAACAGATCCGAAGTAGGTGAAAGATTATTAGAAAACGAACCGGTGAGAATCGGTTTAGAGatctggagaagaaaaagctaGATTCCAGCTCCGTCGACAACCCCCGAAATCTTCAGCAGTGTTGTTGCGatatggagagagagagagagatggatcTCCTCCGTAGATTGATGATGGCTCGAGCTGGGCCGATTTGCCGGATACGCCGTACGCGGCTTATTATGTCCGTTACATAAAACGGGAATTTAGggattttatatacaaaacaataaaaagataaaaaataggaaagaagatatataaagaggacaaaaaaatgatgatgCGTTGTTTGTTAGCTTCCACTCCTTTGTGTTTTGAAGATGATGGGCATGTTGTTAGAATCCGATGATGAGTGATGACATTTACCTAGGACTATGATCTGACTCTTGCAGCTTCCAGAGGGCATTTACGAATACGTATTaagataaacttttttaatcattaaCGAGAAGACAACTCATGTTCTAGTAATCACGATAATGTTTAGTACTTTTGTATATTGTATTTGTATGACAGTATGAGGTGTTCAATATTTTGGTTTGCTTCCAACTaaactaaaagtctaaaatacATTGTTTTAGTTGCACTGAAATCCTAATAGACTGAGTTGCCGTTGCCGTGAATCACTTTAGCCGGTTAGCATTTAGCatccaaaccaaaactattTACCCCCAATAGcctagagttttttttttataacttttttctttttctttgtaaggAGACTTGCAAGGTTTTAGTAGAGGTCTATCTTAATCAAAAGCCCATGCATGATAAACAGAAggagaaattaaaataatttgggCCATTAGTGGGCCAAACATGAAAACTTGGTATTGATGGTTTACTAGTTCCTTTGTAAGTTGGTCAAAAGTCCGAAATCAGGAGCGagataataaagaaacaaCGAGTTGTTTTACTTTTCAAGGAGAGGATAGCTCAAGGTTTTTGATCGATCGCAAGGTattttgattctctctttctcaagcGATTTTcgttttccttcttttgttcCAGAGGTCAAATTCAATCCCTAAAGCTAGGTTTCTCGGGTGAAGCTTTAGATCGGGAGCTATGATTTCATCTCGAATTTGGGGATAAATTTCAGCTTATTTTAACCAATTTCAATTGATTCCAAATAATTCTGTTTATCTCTGAgcaaaattgattaattttcGATTCGGTCTTTAAAAAGCTGCTTTTCTTACCGTCTCCATCcgaaattagttttttttgtttgtttgatgatttgtgttttgatgatttgtgtTTGCGTTTTGGTTGATACTAGCAGCTGAATATTGAATCCAACCTTTAATCtgagaggagaaagaagatgttTGCAGCTTCTTGTCTCGCATCGTGTTGTGCTGCTTGTGCCTGCGATGCTTGCCGTACTGTGGTTTCTGGGATCAGCAGACGTTCTGCTAGAATTGCTTACTGTGGTCTCTTTGCACTTTCCTTAATCGTTTCATGGATTCTCCGTGAAGTTGCTGCTCCTCTCATGGAGAAGCTCCcttgtaagtttttttgttattatactTCTCGTGAGATTATTTTGGTGTATGCAACTAATCATTGACATTGTGTGCAGGGATTAACCATTTTCACAAGACACCTGATCGTGAATGGTTTGAGACTGATGCTGTGTTGCGTGTCAGCTTAGggaatttcttgtttttctctattCTATCGGTTATGATGATCGGTGTGAAAAATCAGAAAGACCCTCGTGATGGTATACACCATGGTGGTTGGATGATGAAAATAATCTGTTGGTGCATTTTAGTCATCTTTATGTTCTTCCTTCCAAATGAAATCATCAGTTTCTATGGTAAGTTTCTGTTTATCATTGCAAAGTGATTAGTGAATCGATTAACTTGGAACTAATGGGAATCAATTTTACATCTTGCAGAGTCGATGTCAAAGTTTGGTGCTGGATTTTTCCTGCTTGTTCAAGTTGTacttcttttggattttgttcaTGGATGGAATGACACATGGGTTGGCTACGACGAGCAGTTCTGGTTAGTAAATATATTTGCAATTAAATCATGTGACTTCATTATCCCACTACTAATCTAAGTACTTGACTTTTATATATAGGTATGCTGCTTTGCTCGTTGTTTCTCTTGTATGTTACTTGGCAACATTCGTCTTCTCTGGGTTTCTCTTCCACTGGTTTACTCCATCTGGACATGATTGTGGACTCAACACCTTCTTCATTATCATGACTTTGATATTTGTATTCGTCTTTGCCATTGTAGTTTTGCATCCTACTGTAAGTTTTGACTGAAACCTTATATTTCTCTTATCTGAGATCTTATTTGATTCCCAATTTCAGGCTCACTGAAGTCAAATTAACCTATTCTTTTGCAGGTCGGTGGAAGCATTTTACCAGCATCGGTTATATCTCTGTACTGCATGTACCTCTGTTACAGTGGACTTGCAAGTGAACCCCGGGATTACGAGTGCAATGGTCTCCACAATCACTCTAAAGCTGTTTCAACAGGCACAATGACCATTGGCTTACTCACAACTGTTCTCTCGGTTGTTTATTCTGCTGTTCGTGCTGGTTCTTCCACTACTCTTCTCTCCCCTCCTGATTCTCCTCGCGCAGGTATGtttctgacaaaaaaaacctTCTCCTATACTTTGCCTCCTTATATTGCAAGATAAGGATTCATTCGGAAACTCGAATCAAACCTGAACTGAAACATATATTCTAAATCCCTATATTGAAACCTTGTTGTGTGAGTGTTTGAGAGTTGCTTCTAAGTATCATAACGTATTTCCTTtcaatgaaaattttcagagAAGCCTCTGCTTCCGATAGACGGGAAAgcagaagagaaggaagagaaagagaataaaaaaccAGTTTCATACTCATACGCATTCTTCCACATCATCTTCTCCCTTGCGAGCATGTACTCTGCAATGCTCCTAACCGGCTGGTCAACTTCAGTTGGTGAAAGTGGTAAGCTGGTGGATGTCGGGTGGCCTTCAGTGTGGGTCCGTGTTGTGACCAGCTGGGCCACTGCTGGTCTCTTCATCTGGTCCCTTGTTGCTCCCATTCTCTTCCCCGACCGTGAGTTCTGAGCTAATGCATCTACTTGAGATTCTGAATAACTTTTCATGAATCTtcaatttgtaaaaaaatattcgatCTTTCTACTATAATAGAACATCGTGTGCTTAATCACGAATGGCCTTTGTTGGCCCTTCTGTAATATGAAgatgatataaataaattcCTTTCTCGTAATTTTCATCTGTCTCGACTTCTCCACAATTGCGTTTTGCCCGATTCgcgtttgtgttttgtttggtcAAAACGGTGGCGCAAGGCTGGTATGAATGAATTCTGATTAAATTATCATATGTTAAACGTACCGATCATTGTTATGATTATTATACTGGTAAGGTAGTAAACcggaaattaaaaaaattgcacTGGATTGATTAATGTTTTATCCGGgtaaattttagaaagaagGGTGTGTCACGTGCGATGCACGTGGAGCTCTTGCCGCGTTTTAAAACGCTATGTTGTTGACAGCGACTGTTTGATAAAGTCGGCATTGTTGTACAGTgattgaaaatcaaaaagctCTTTTAGGTCACTCTCTATTTTTCGCTCCCTCGCCGGACTTTGCTGACGCCGCCGGTTATATCTTCTAGTCTCATTCGTCGACATGAAGCTCACTGTTAAGACTCTCAAGGGTAGCCATTTTGAGATTAGGGTTCTTCCCACCGACACGGTTAGTCCTTCTCCTTTTCCGCTTCCTTGGTCCGTACCTACGTGTAATACTGTATTAGGAAATCAGTAGATTTAGATATCTTCTGAAGATGAGAGATGCTGCTATACCAATCTGGGTTATGAAACATGTGACTTGTTGAACAGCTTTCTAGAAATGCTAGATTTagaattttgagtttttttttttccgatgaAATGGATGGGTTGAGTGAGTGTATTTGTCTATGAGTTCTTACATGGTTATATCCTGGAATTTTTCTACTTTGCTTTGAAGATAATGGCGGTGAAGAAGAATATTGAAGATTCACAAAGCAAAGACAACTATCCTTGTGGGCAGCAATTACTGATTCACAATGGAAAGGTTTTGAAAGATGAAACTACCTTGGTGGAGAACAAGGTTACCGAGGAGGGTTTTCTTGTCGTGATGCTTAGCAAGGTACCTATCTGATTTCTTTTATGATCCTAGATAGTGCTTAGTGTGAGTCACTCTAAGCAACCTGGATTTATATATCCTTCTTAGTCCCATTAGATATAGTGGCTGTGTTTTCTATGACTAATGATCGCAATAGCAGAAACTCATATTgataaaactttgtttttgttataagcAATACATATTTCTAGTGGAAGCTTAGATGATAGGtgaataaataacaaattaagaaaCGCTACAAGGGAACCTATGTGCTTGTGCTGACAAcatctttgcttttttttttttgcaatggATAGAGCAAAACTGCAAGTTCAGCTGGTCCCTCTTCTACTCAGGTAAGCTTATTTCTTAGTTTCTCATGTTTGTGCACATCACTTGGTCAGTTCAGTATTCCTCGTTGAAGAACTTTCTTTCTATCTCACAGCCTACTTCTACCACGACATCTACCATATCTTCAACCACGGtaattttcttacattgtTTGGGAATTGTGCAGTCCacattttgtttccttggtTCATTTAACACAAGTTTCTATCAATCAACCAGCTTGCAGCTCCGTCGACAACCCAGTCTATTGCTGTGCCGGCTTCAAATTCTACTCCCGTTCAAGAACAACCAACGTAAATTTTATTCTTGAACAAGAGGCTTTATTgggaatttttgtttttcagtaatcAAGTTCTATATTCTCTATGATCTCCACACCATTGCAGGGCACAAAGTGACACCTATGGTCAAGCTGCTTCAACTTTAGTTAGTGGCAGTAGTATTGAGCAAATGGTTCAACAAATAATGGAAATGGGAGGAGGCAGTTGGGACAAAGAAACGGTTACTC
This sequence is a window from Arabidopsis thaliana chromosome 1 sequence. Protein-coding genes within it:
- the WAKL5 gene encoding wall associated kinase-like 5 (wall associated kinase-like 5 (WAKL5); FUNCTIONS IN: kinase activity; INVOLVED IN: protein amino acid phosphorylation; LOCATED IN: integral to membrane, chloroplast; EXPRESSED IN: 9 plant structures; EXPRESSED DURING: 7 growth stages; CONTAINS InterPro DOMAIN/s: Wall-associated kinase (InterPro:IPR013695), Protein kinase, catalytic domain (InterPro:IPR000719), EGF-like calcium-binding, conserved site (InterPro:IPR018097), Serine/threonine-protein kinase domain (InterPro:IPR002290), Tyrosine-protein kinase, catalytic domain (InterPro:IPR020635), Serine/threonine-protein kinase-like domain (InterPro:IPR017442), Serine/threonine-protein kinase, active site (InterPro:IPR008271), Protein kinase-like domain (InterPro:IPR011009); BEST Arabidopsis thaliana protein match is: wall associated kinase-like 1 (TAIR:AT1G16120.1); Has 123134 Blast hits to 120241 proteins in 4306 species: Archae - 131; Bacteria - 13824; Metazoa - 45906; Fungi - 10588; Plants - 34048; Viruses - 501; Other Eukaryotes - 18136 (source: NCBI BLink).), with product MKTKTYRFVCLVASVLTLQLMNGSSAATPPPPPNSKNSSTSCNRTCGGISIPFPFGIGGKDCYLNGWYEVVCNATTSGSSGTTVPFLSRINREVVNISLPEGNNEQYGVVHIKGPVTSLGCSSNTSQVPQKSLPDLNVTGKGSPYFITDENRLVAVGCGTKALMTDIESEILGCESSCKDSKSSQEVTNLLCDGYKCCQARIPVERPQAVGVNIESSGGDGCKVAFLSSKRYSPSNVTIPEQFHAGGYVVVELGWYFATTDSRFRNPLGCINLTYSGSYLSGDSCLCEYGYFSEMSYRNCYCSLGFTGNPYLRGGCIDNDDCKGPNICEEGTCVNVPGGYRCDPKPKIIKPAKPLVLQGVLLGLMGLLFLVVGTLGLIIFIKKRRRIISSRKFFKRNGGLLLKQQLTTTNDGNVDMSRLFSSEELKKATDNFSVKRVLGKGSQGTVYKGMMVDGKIIAVKRSKVVDEDKLEKFINEIILLSQINHRNIVKLIGCCLETEVPILVYEYIPNGDMFKRLHDESDDYAMTWEVRLRIAIEIAGALTYMHSAASFPIYHRDIKTTNILLDEKYGAKVSDFGTSRSVTIDQTHLTTMVAGTFGYMDPEYFLSSQYTDKSDVYSFGVVLVELITGEKPLSRIRSEEGRGLATHFLEAMKENRVIDIIDIRIKEESKLDQLMAVAKLARKCLSRKGIKRPNMREASLELERIRSSPEDLEAHIENDDEEDQVMEISRE
- a CDS encoding ephrin-A3 protein (unknown protein; FUNCTIONS IN: molecular_function unknown; INVOLVED IN: biological_process unknown; LOCATED IN: cellular_component unknown; EXPRESSED IN: 24 plant structures; EXPRESSED DURING: 15 growth stages; BEST Arabidopsis thaliana protein match is: unknown protein (TAIR:AT1G79660.1); Has 55 Blast hits to 55 proteins in 13 species: Archae - 0; Bacteria - 0; Metazoa - 0; Fungi - 0; Plants - 55; Viruses - 0; Other Eukaryotes - 0 (source: NCBI BLink).); this translates as MVLDGLVSSPSRRQQCLKKQWDELGSWSTLIQRHQYLLTALALLAFLCTVYLYFAVTLGARHSSCYGLTGKDKAMCQLQLVQALSKGKLKFF
- a CDS encoding Serinc-domain containing serine and sphingolipid biosynthesis protein (Serinc-domain containing serine and sphingolipid biosynthesis protein; FUNCTIONS IN: molecular_function unknown; LOCATED IN: endomembrane system, membrane; EXPRESSED IN: 23 plant structures; EXPRESSED DURING: 15 growth stages; CONTAINS InterPro DOMAIN/s: TMS membrane protein/tumour differentially expressed protein (InterPro:IPR005016); BEST Arabidopsis thaliana protein match is: Serinc-domain containing serine and sphingolipid biosynthesis protein (TAIR:AT3G06170.1).); translation: MFAASCLASCCAACACDACRTVVSGISRRSARIAYCGLFALSLIVSWILREVAAPLMEKLPWINHFHKTPDREWFETDAVLRVSLGNFLFFSILSVMMIGVKNQKDPRDGIHHGGWMMKIICWCILVIFMFFLPNEIISFYESMSKFGAGFFLLVQVVLLLDFVHGWNDTWVGYDEQFWYAALLVVSLVCYLATFVFSGFLFHWFTPSGHDCGLNTFFIIMTLIFVFVFAIVVLHPTVGGSILPASVISLYCMYLCYSGLASEPRDYECNGLHNHSKAVSTGTMTIGLLTTVLSVVYSAVRAGSSTTLLSPPDSPRAEKPLLPIDGKAEEKEEKENKKPVSYSYAFFHIIFSLASMYSAMLLTGWSTSVGESGKLVDVGWPSVWVRVVTSWATAGLFIWSLVAPILFPDREF